Proteins encoded by one window of Vigna radiata var. radiata cultivar VC1973A chromosome 5, Vradiata_ver6, whole genome shotgun sequence:
- the LOC111241661 gene encoding uncharacterized protein LOC111241661 produces the protein MIGLSLAIIRRFATLREKATTYTGVVMPKPRKRLDREIEKSGNWIPTWVGVAKFEVTHGFSMDKFVVDLSNHSCSCYVWDLVRIPCTHVVATINYKVENLEDYVHPYYKREAYGTCYGLEIVPINGQQLWSTSESGALLPLIYKTSPGRPKKLRREADEYVSHTKLSKKNVLIKCSSCNEFGHNVQTCKRGKKMNTRATSSVGGSGNTRATSTAGGSEAQPAPLTSKGGGTTRRGTSQVRAPHPTSQPKASGSREGLASSHQGGRRKSSRLLGAQHLGSQDSTS, from the exons ATGATAGGTTTGTCTCTAGCTATTATAAGGAGATTTGCAACACTTAGAGAAAAAGCAACGACATATACAGGAGTTGTGATGCCTAAACCACGAAAAAGACTTGATAGGGAAATAGAGAAGAGTGGAAATTGGATTCCAACTTGGGTAGGGGTTGCAAAATTTGAAGTCACTCACGGGTTTTCAATGGACAAGTTTGTAGTTGACCTAAGTAACCATTCATGCAGTTGTTATGTTTGGGATTTGGTAAGAATACCTTGCACGCATGTTGTGGCTACCATAAATTACAAAGTAGAAAATCTTGAAGACTATGTGCATCCTTATTACAAAAGAGAGGCTTATGGAACTTGTTATGGCCTTGAAATTGTTCCAATCAATGGACAACAACTATGGTCTACTTCTGAATCTGGTGCACTACTGCctctaatttataaaacatcTCCTGGGAGGCCTAAAAAACTAAGAAGGGAGGCTGATGAATATGTGAGTCATACAAAATTGTCAAAGAAGAATGTTCTTATAAAGTGTAGCAGCTGCAACGAATTTGGTCATAATGTACAAACATGTAAAAGGGGAAAGAAAATG AACACAAGAGCCACTTCAAGTGTAGGAGGATCTGGCAACACAAGGGCAACTTCCACTGCAGGAGGTTCTGAAGCACAACCAGCTCCATTAACGTCAAAAGGTGGAGGAACAACAAGAAGGGGGACTTCTCAAGTACGAGCACCTCATCCAACATCACAACCTAAAGCAAGTGGTAGTCGAGAAGGACTTGCATCAAGTCACCAAGgtggaagaagaaaatcctCACGACTACTGGGTGCACAACATCTAGGGTCTCAAGATAGTACCAGTTGA
- the LOC106762672 gene encoding thylakoid lumenal 15.0 kDa protein 2, chloroplastic-like, giving the protein MFCGCRVRWKLFAFSGALSPGLLFRVVEDVKVGVNKPKLLSKEFSTIINVVGFLSDRQHGFLKRPLCIYMRSSNCPEHHKLYIYSIYN; this is encoded by the exons ATGTTTTGTGGTTGCAGAGTAag ATGGAAGTTGTTTGCTTTCTCTGGTGCCCTCTCACCTGGGTTATTGTTCAGAG TGGTCGAGGATGTAAAAGTAGGTGTGAACAAGCCAAAGTTGCTCTCCAAGGAGTTTAGCACTATAATTAATGTTGTTGGGTTCCTCTCTGATCGACAG CATGGGTTTCTTAAAAGACCCTTATGCATTTATATGCGTTCTTCAAACTGTCCTGAGCAccacaaattatatatttattctatttacaACTAG